One Streptomyces sp. B21-105 genomic region harbors:
- the galU gene encoding UTP--glucose-1-phosphate uridylyltransferase GalU yields the protein MNAPRPAPSVRKAVVPAAGLGTRFLPATKATPKEMLPVVDKPAIQYVVEEAAAAGLDDVLMVTGRHKRAIEDHFDHAFELEQALAAKGDTVRLDAVRDPARLADIHHIRQGDPLGLGHAVLCARHHVGDQPFAVLLGDDLIDPRETLLSRMLEVRERYAGSVVALMEVPPEQVHLYGCAAVEPSGEEGVVRVTGLVEKPAREDAPSRYAVIGRYVLDPAVFDVLERTGPGRGGEIQLTDALQELAAGGTVHGVVFSGRRYDTGDKADYLRTVVRLACDRPDLGPDFTTWLKEFVASLEDTEAETDTDTDTARERKGEHQRAQEPQHQRAHEHQQVPEHGHGQEPAQRPAA from the coding sequence ATGAACGCCCCCCGCCCCGCACCCAGCGTCCGCAAAGCCGTCGTCCCGGCCGCCGGTCTCGGCACCCGGTTCCTCCCCGCCACCAAGGCGACCCCGAAGGAGATGCTGCCGGTCGTCGACAAGCCGGCCATCCAGTACGTCGTCGAGGAGGCGGCCGCCGCCGGTCTGGACGACGTGCTGATGGTCACGGGCCGGCACAAGCGGGCCATCGAGGACCACTTCGACCACGCCTTCGAGCTGGAACAGGCGCTCGCCGCGAAGGGCGACACCGTGCGACTGGACGCGGTCCGCGACCCGGCCCGGCTCGCCGACATCCACCACATCCGGCAGGGCGACCCGCTGGGCCTCGGCCATGCGGTGCTCTGCGCCCGCCACCACGTGGGCGACCAGCCGTTCGCCGTCCTGCTGGGCGACGACCTCATCGATCCGCGCGAGACCCTGCTCAGCAGGATGCTCGAGGTCCGCGAGCGGTACGCCGGCAGCGTGGTCGCCCTCATGGAGGTCCCCCCGGAGCAGGTCCACCTCTACGGCTGCGCGGCGGTGGAGCCCTCGGGCGAGGAGGGGGTCGTCCGCGTCACCGGCCTGGTGGAGAAACCCGCACGCGAGGACGCGCCGAGCCGGTACGCGGTGATCGGGCGGTACGTCCTCGACCCGGCCGTGTTCGACGTCCTGGAGCGCACCGGGCCGGGCCGCGGCGGTGAGATCCAGCTGACCGACGCCCTCCAGGAACTCGCGGCAGGCGGCACGGTGCACGGTGTGGTCTTCTCCGGCCGCCGCTACGACACCGGCGACAAGGCCGACTATCTGCGCACGGTCGTCCGTCTCGCCTGCGACCGGCCCGATCTGGGACCGGATTTCACGACCTGGCTCAAGGAGTTCGTCGCGAGCCTGGAGGACACCGAGGCCGAGACCGACACGGACACCGACACCGCACGGGAGCGAAAGGGGGAGCACCAGCGGGCGCAGGAACCGCAGCATCAGCGGGCGCACGAGCATCAGCAGGTGCCAGAGCACGGCCACGGCCAGGAGCCGGCACAGCGCCCGGCGGCATGA
- a CDS encoding DUF4442 domain-containing protein, with product MSIGEMLAATVPMARTLRLEFLEAGPEKAVVALPDQSEFHNHVGGPHAGAMFTLGESASGAIVLAAFGDQLSRAVPLAVGAEIAYRKLAMGPVTATATLGRPAAEVVAQLDAGERPEFPVAIEIRRADGAVTGEMTVIWTLRPNG from the coding sequence ATGTCCATCGGCGAGATGCTCGCCGCCACCGTGCCCATGGCCCGGACCCTCCGCCTCGAGTTCCTCGAGGCCGGCCCGGAGAAGGCCGTGGTCGCCCTGCCGGACCAGAGCGAGTTCCACAACCATGTGGGCGGCCCGCACGCCGGGGCGATGTTCACGCTCGGCGAGTCCGCCAGCGGCGCGATCGTGCTCGCCGCGTTCGGCGACCAGCTCTCCCGTGCCGTGCCGCTCGCCGTGGGCGCCGAGATCGCCTACCGCAAGCTCGCCATGGGCCCGGTCACCGCCACCGCCACCCTGGGCCGTCCGGCCGCCGAGGTGGTCGCGCAGCTCGACGCGGGGGAGCGCCCCGAGTTCCCGGTCGCCATCGAGATCCGCCGTGCCGACGGGGCCGTCACCGGCGAGATGACCGTCATCTGGACCCTGCGCCCCAACGGCTGA
- a CDS encoding spermidine synthase, translating into MPDVDRDRAWLLTVDGAPQSYVDLDEPTHLEFEYARRLGHVLDTVAEPGRRLDALHLGGGALTLPRYLAATRPGSRQDVVEFDHGLLALVAECLPLPAGAGIALHAADARAWLEAAPDDCADVLVADVFGGSRVPAALTTLTYARQAGRVLRDDGVYLANLADSAPFGFLRSQLASLAAVFEELVLIAEPAVLRGRRFGNAVLAAAHRPLDVRALARRTASDAFPARVEHGPGLRRFIGDAQPVRDEDAVPSPEPPEGAFGIG; encoded by the coding sequence ATGCCGGACGTCGACCGGGACCGGGCCTGGCTGTTGACGGTCGACGGCGCTCCGCAGTCGTACGTCGACCTCGACGAGCCGACCCATCTGGAGTTCGAGTACGCGCGCCGCCTCGGCCACGTCCTGGACACCGTCGCCGAGCCGGGGCGGCGGCTGGACGCGCTGCATCTCGGCGGCGGCGCGCTCACCCTGCCCCGGTACCTCGCCGCGACCCGGCCCGGCTCCCGGCAGGACGTCGTCGAGTTCGACCACGGCCTGCTGGCCCTGGTCGCCGAGTGCCTGCCCCTGCCGGCCGGGGCAGGCATCGCCCTGCACGCCGCCGATGCGCGGGCCTGGCTGGAGGCGGCGCCGGACGACTGCGCCGACGTCCTCGTCGCCGACGTCTTCGGCGGCTCGCGCGTCCCCGCCGCGCTGACGACCCTGACCTACGCCCGGCAGGCCGGACGCGTACTGCGCGATGACGGCGTCTACCTCGCGAACCTCGCGGACTCGGCGCCGTTCGGCTTTCTGCGCTCCCAACTCGCCAGCCTGGCGGCGGTGTTCGAGGAGCTGGTGCTCATCGCCGAGCCGGCCGTGCTGCGCGGCCGCCGGTTCGGCAACGCGGTGCTCGCCGCCGCGCACCGTCCGCTCGACGTGAGGGCCCTGGCCCGCCGCACGGCCTCCGACGCCTTCCCGGCCCGCGTCGAGCACGGCCCCGGCCTGCGCCGCTTCATCGGGGACGCGCAGCCGGTGCGGGACGAGGACGCCGTCCCGTCGCCCGAGCCGCCCGAGGGCGCGTTCGGCATCGGCTGA
- the tuf gene encoding elongation factor Tu, whose protein sequence is MPKTAYVRTKPHLNIGTMGHVDHGKTTLTAAITKVLADRGTGAFVPFDRIDRAPEEAARGITINIAHVEYETDTRHYAHVDMPGHADYVKNMVTGAAQLDGAILVVSALDGIMPQTAEHVLLARQVGVDHIVVALNKADAGDAELIDLVELEVRDLLTEHGYGGDAAPVVRVSGLKALAGDPRWTASVDALLDAVDTYVPLPERYLDAPFLLPVENVLTITGRGTVVTGAVERGTVRVGDRVEVLGAAVDTVVTGLETFGKPMDEAQAGDSVALLLRGVPRDAVRRGHVVAAPGSVTPRRRFSAEVYVLSTREGGRATPLSTGYRPQFYIRTADVVGDVDLGETAVARPGERVAMTVELGREVPLEPGLGFAVREGGRTVAAGTVTAVL, encoded by the coding sequence ATGCCCAAGACCGCCTACGTGCGGACCAAGCCGCACCTCAACATCGGCACCATGGGTCACGTCGACCACGGCAAGACCACCCTGACCGCGGCCATCACCAAGGTCCTCGCCGACCGCGGGACCGGCGCCTTCGTGCCGTTCGACCGCATCGACCGCGCCCCGGAGGAGGCCGCGCGCGGCATCACCATCAACATCGCGCACGTCGAGTACGAGACCGACACCCGGCACTACGCGCACGTCGACATGCCGGGTCACGCCGACTACGTCAAGAACATGGTCACCGGAGCCGCGCAGCTCGACGGGGCGATCCTCGTCGTCTCCGCGCTCGACGGGATCATGCCGCAGACCGCCGAACACGTCCTGCTCGCCCGGCAGGTGGGCGTCGACCACATCGTGGTCGCGCTCAACAAGGCCGACGCAGGGGACGCGGAGCTCATCGACCTCGTCGAACTGGAGGTCCGCGACCTGCTCACCGAGCACGGCTACGGCGGCGACGCCGCGCCCGTCGTCCGGGTGTCGGGGCTGAAGGCGCTGGCGGGCGACCCGCGGTGGACGGCGTCGGTCGACGCGCTGCTCGACGCGGTGGACACCTACGTGCCGCTGCCCGAGCGGTATCTCGACGCGCCGTTCCTGCTGCCCGTGGAGAACGTGCTCACGATCACCGGCCGCGGGACCGTCGTCACCGGGGCGGTGGAACGGGGCACCGTGCGGGTCGGCGACCGGGTCGAGGTGCTCGGCGCGGCCGTCGACACCGTGGTGACGGGTCTGGAGACGTTCGGCAAGCCCATGGACGAGGCGCAGGCCGGCGACAGCGTCGCGCTGCTGCTGCGCGGTGTGCCGCGCGACGCGGTGCGCCGGGGGCACGTGGTGGCCGCCCCCGGCAGTGTGACGCCCCGCCGCCGGTTCTCCGCCGAGGTGTACGTGCTGTCGACGCGGGAGGGCGGCCGTGCCACGCCCCTCTCGACCGGCTACCGGCCGCAGTTCTACATCCGCACGGCGGACGTCGTCGGCGACGTGGACCTGGGGGAGACCGCCGTGGCGCGGCCCGGTGAGCGGGTCGCCATGACCGTCGAACTGGGCCGGGAGGTCCCGTTGGAGCCGGGGCTCGGCTTCGCCGTCCGCGAGGGCGGGCGGACGGTCGCGGCGGGCACGGTGACAGCCGTCCTGTGA
- a CDS encoding DNA alkylation repair protein, translated as MTVTSAGAPGVPDSDLADTVLERLTTVYGAAADPARAAAMRAYMKDVAPFLGLPTPDRRALSRTVLAGTPRPGEDDCAAIALRCWALPQREYHYFAVDYLRRHAGRLSSAFLPTARRLVATTSWWDTVDLLAAHVVGALVAADHRLTADMDAWIADEDLWVARTALLHQLTYKDRTDADRLFAYCLRQSGHPDFFVRKAIGWSLREYAKTGPEAVRAFLARERGRFAPLSVREALKNIGDVPAG; from the coding sequence ATGACCGTCACAAGCGCGGGCGCTCCCGGCGTGCCGGACAGTGATCTCGCCGACACTGTGCTGGAGCGGCTGACGACCGTCTACGGCGCCGCGGCGGACCCCGCCCGGGCGGCGGCGATGCGCGCGTACATGAAGGACGTCGCCCCGTTCCTGGGCCTGCCCACACCCGACCGGCGGGCCCTGTCCCGCACGGTCCTGGCGGGCACCCCGCGCCCCGGCGAGGACGACTGCGCGGCGATCGCCCTGCGCTGCTGGGCGCTGCCGCAGCGCGAGTACCACTACTTCGCCGTCGACTACCTGCGCCGGCACGCGGGACGCCTGTCCTCCGCCTTTCTGCCGACGGCCCGCCGGCTCGTCGCCACGACGTCCTGGTGGGACACGGTGGACCTGCTCGCCGCCCATGTGGTCGGCGCCCTCGTCGCGGCCGATCACCGGCTCACCGCCGACATGGACGCCTGGATCGCCGACGAGGACCTGTGGGTCGCCCGGACCGCCCTGCTCCACCAGCTGACCTACAAGGACCGCACGGACGCGGACCGTCTGTTCGCGTACTGTCTGCGCCAGTCCGGGCACCCCGACTTCTTCGTCCGCAAGGCCATCGGCTGGAGCCTGCGGGAGTACGCCAAGACCGGCCCGGAGGCCGTCCGCGCCTTCCTGGCCCGCGAGCGGGGCAGGTTCGCGCCGCTGAGCGTGCGCGAGGCGCTGAAGAACATCGGCGACGTCCCTGCCGGCTGA
- a CDS encoding TVP38/TMEM64 family protein, whose product MLDATTRSGGTATAPPRAIAPELAVPAAPAVPPIVTGVVTPAVPPVVARVTAQVPVSGRFAARCTAVLLSPWSRLALLVALLVAAATSVLLFEPQRLLADGWPPQLGGPSAAVVFAVAYGLCTVAFVPKPLLNLAAGALFGSQWGLAAALAGTVLGAGTAFGLGRLLGQEALRTLLRGRLLTAADGQLSRHGLRSMLAARLFPGVPFAAANYCAAISRMSWPSFLIATALGSVPNTAAYVVAGARASSPTSPAFLIALGCIALPALGGAAVAWRKRHHLRRA is encoded by the coding sequence ATGCTCGATGCCACCACCCGCTCTGGCGGCACCGCCACGGCCCCTCCCCGGGCCATCGCCCCGGAGCTCGCCGTCCCCGCCGCCCCCGCCGTCCCGCCCATCGTCACGGGTGTCGTCACGCCCGCCGTCCCACCCGTCGTCGCCCGCGTCACGGCTCAGGTGCCCGTGTCCGGCCGTTTCGCCGCGCGCTGCACGGCAGTGCTGCTCTCGCCCTGGTCCCGCCTCGCTCTGCTGGTCGCGCTGCTCGTCGCGGCCGCCACGAGCGTGCTGCTCTTCGAGCCGCAGAGACTGCTCGCGGACGGCTGGCCGCCGCAGTTGGGCGGTCCCTCGGCGGCCGTGGTCTTCGCGGTGGCGTACGGGCTGTGCACGGTGGCGTTCGTGCCGAAACCGCTGCTGAACCTGGCCGCGGGCGCGCTGTTCGGCTCGCAGTGGGGCCTCGCGGCGGCGCTGGCGGGCACGGTGCTGGGGGCCGGCACGGCCTTCGGACTGGGCCGCCTGCTGGGTCAGGAAGCCCTGCGGACGCTGCTGCGCGGACGGCTGCTCACAGCGGCGGACGGGCAGCTCAGCCGGCACGGCCTGCGCTCGATGCTGGCGGCCCGACTGTTTCCCGGAGTGCCGTTCGCGGCCGCCAACTACTGCGCCGCCATCTCGCGGATGAGCTGGCCGTCCTTCCTGATCGCGACCGCGCTCGGCTCGGTCCCGAACACCGCCGCGTACGTCGTGGCCGGGGCCCGCGCCTCCTCCCCCACCTCACCGGCCTTCCTGATCGCCCTGGGCTGCATCGCCCTGCCGGCGCTCGGCGGCGCGGCGGTCGCCTGGCGCAAGCGGCACCACCTGCGCCGCGCCTGA
- a CDS encoding PmoA family protein — MTGELRLVHAHGDRVTVTDAATGVELLAYVYRPEAAWEAPKPYIHPMRTLAGDVVTDYRPNDHRWHKGLSLTASHLSGANLWGGNSYVHGDGYLELPERVGSMTHTGFDEVAVGDGRVVIAERLDWRPHSGELWAQESRRIEVHDVDRASGSWALTWTSAVVNRREEPLRFGSPTTAGREMAGYTGLFWRGPRAFRDGRIIGPHGEGPGLMASQSPWLALSGEHDGTDGHATVVFAHAPENDHDGARGAHPAHWFVRNEPFAGIAPSWAFFEELELAPGDTLTRRYRVVVADGAWERPEIAKYLEEHPW; from the coding sequence ATGACCGGGGAGCTGCGGCTCGTGCACGCGCACGGCGACCGCGTCACGGTGACGGACGCGGCCACCGGCGTGGAACTGCTCGCCTACGTCTACCGGCCGGAGGCCGCGTGGGAAGCGCCGAAGCCGTACATCCACCCGATGCGGACCCTGGCCGGCGACGTCGTCACCGACTACCGCCCGAACGACCACCGCTGGCACAAGGGACTGTCGCTGACCGCCTCCCATCTCTCCGGGGCCAACCTGTGGGGCGGCAACTCCTATGTCCACGGCGACGGCTATCTCGAGCTGCCCGAGCGGGTCGGCTCGATGACGCACACGGGCTTCGACGAGGTCGCCGTCGGGGACGGCCGGGTCGTGATCGCCGAGCGCCTGGACTGGCGGCCGCACAGCGGCGAGCTGTGGGCGCAGGAGTCGCGCCGGATCGAGGTGCACGACGTCGACCGCGCCTCCGGCTCCTGGGCACTGACCTGGACGAGCGCCGTCGTCAACCGCCGGGAGGAGCCGCTGCGCTTCGGCAGCCCGACCACCGCGGGGCGGGAGATGGCCGGCTACACGGGCCTGTTCTGGCGCGGCCCGCGTGCCTTCCGGGACGGCCGGATCATCGGCCCGCACGGGGAAGGGCCGGGGCTGATGGCCTCGCAGAGCCCCTGGCTCGCCCTGTCCGGCGAACACGACGGCACCGACGGCCACGCCACCGTCGTCTTCGCGCACGCCCCCGAGAACGATCACGACGGCGCCCGCGGCGCGCACCCCGCCCACTGGTTCGTCCGTAACGAGCCCTTCGCGGGCATCGCCCCGTCCTGGGCGTTCTTCGAGGAACTGGAGCTCGCCCCCGGCGATACGCTCACGCGCCGCTATCGCGTCGTCGTCGCCGACGGCGCCTGGGAGCGGCCGGAGATCGCCAAGTACCTCGAGGAGCATCCCTGGTGA
- a CDS encoding Gfo/Idh/MocA family protein, producing MSPSTPPRIPLDGRRIRAAVVGAGAIGRGSHLSALQQLAAEGETEVVAAVDIDASAVQAFCDDGGVPHAYTDLERMLAEQRPDLVTICTPPTLHREQSVAALRAGAWVWCEKPPVPTLADYAAVEAEEGTHGGPYSSIVFQHRFGSGTRHVRRLLAEQALGRPLVAHCQTTWYRDTAYYAVPWRGRWQTEGGGPAMGHGIHQMDLLLDLLGPWSEVRAMAGRLVHAVETEDVSTALVRFESGALATVVNSVLSPDEVSRIRVDCERATVELTHLYGHSNADWRVTPAPGVPDDEAAVWQDFGADVPSSHLAQLRELVASMRAGRRPRSSGADGRTSLELVTALYKSAFTDTTVRRGEIGPGDPYYTALHGGAPGWAPGTGTDTGTGTGAAPDPAQAEVPA from the coding sequence ATGTCCCCCTCCACTCCGCCACGGATCCCGCTCGACGGCCGCCGTATCCGGGCCGCCGTCGTCGGCGCCGGCGCCATCGGCCGCGGTTCCCATCTGTCCGCCCTCCAGCAGCTTGCCGCCGAGGGCGAGACCGAGGTCGTGGCGGCCGTTGACATCGATGCCAGCGCGGTCCAGGCCTTCTGCGACGACGGCGGCGTCCCGCACGCCTACACCGATCTGGAGCGGATGCTGGCGGAGCAGCGCCCCGACCTCGTGACCATCTGCACCCCGCCGACCTTGCACCGCGAGCAGAGCGTGGCCGCGCTACGGGCGGGCGCCTGGGTGTGGTGCGAGAAGCCGCCCGTGCCGACCCTTGCCGACTACGCGGCGGTGGAGGCGGAGGAAGGCACGCACGGCGGCCCGTACTCGTCGATCGTCTTCCAGCACCGCTTCGGCTCGGGGACGCGGCACGTGCGGCGGCTGCTCGCCGAGCAGGCCCTCGGACGGCCGCTCGTCGCGCACTGCCAGACCACCTGGTACCGCGACACCGCGTACTACGCCGTGCCCTGGCGGGGGCGCTGGCAGACCGAGGGCGGCGGCCCGGCCATGGGCCACGGCATCCACCAGATGGACCTCCTGCTCGACCTCCTCGGCCCGTGGAGCGAGGTGCGCGCGATGGCCGGCCGGCTCGTGCACGCCGTGGAGACGGAGGACGTCTCCACGGCGCTGGTCCGCTTCGAGAGCGGCGCCCTGGCCACGGTCGTCAACAGCGTCCTGAGCCCCGACGAGGTCAGCCGCATCCGCGTCGACTGCGAGCGTGCAACCGTCGAGCTCACCCACCTCTACGGTCACTCCAACGCCGACTGGCGCGTCACCCCCGCCCCCGGCGTGCCGGACGACGAGGCCGCGGTCTGGCAGGACTTCGGGGCGGACGTCCCCAGTTCGCACCTCGCGCAGCTGCGGGAGCTGGTCGCGAGCATGCGGGCGGGCCGCCGGCCGCGCAGCAGCGGAGCCGACGGGCGCACCAGCCTCGAACTGGTCACGGCGCTGTACAAGTCGGCGTTCACCGACACGACCGTGCGCAGAGGCGAGATCGGGCCCGGCGACCCCTATTACACGGCGCTGCACGGCGGCGCCCCGGGCTGGGCACCCGGTACGGGTACGGACACGGGTACGGGTACGGGCGCCGCCCCGGACCCGGCGCAGGCGGAGGTGCCCGCATGA
- a CDS encoding undecaprenyl-diphosphate phosphatase codes for MSWFESLVLGLVQGLTEFLPVSSSAHLRLTAAFSGWKDPGAAFTAITQIGTEAAVLIYFRKDIGRIIAAWSRSLFDKTMRRDHDAQMGWLVIVGSIPIGVLGVTLKDQIEGPFRDLRITATMLVVVGIVIGVADRLAARDETGGKHRAPKQRKTLEDLGVKDGLIFGLCQACALIPGVSRSGATISGGLFMGYKREAAARYSFLLAIPAVLASGVFETKDALEGGHVAWGPTLFATVIAFATGYAVIAWFMKFISTKSFMPFVYYRVILGVVVIVLVSMGALSPHAGESGG; via the coding sequence ATGTCTTGGTTTGAATCCCTCGTCCTCGGACTCGTCCAGGGGCTGACCGAGTTCCTCCCCGTCTCCTCCAGCGCGCACCTGCGGCTGACCGCGGCGTTCTCCGGCTGGAAGGACCCCGGCGCCGCCTTCACCGCGATCACGCAGATCGGCACGGAAGCCGCGGTACTCATCTACTTCCGCAAGGACATCGGCCGGATCATCGCGGCGTGGAGCCGGTCGCTGTTCGACAAGACGATGCGCAGGGACCACGACGCCCAGATGGGCTGGCTGGTGATCGTCGGCTCGATCCCGATCGGCGTCCTGGGCGTGACCTTGAAGGACCAGATCGAGGGTCCGTTCCGCGACCTGCGGATCACCGCCACCATGCTCGTCGTCGTCGGCATCGTGATCGGCGTCGCCGACCGTCTCGCGGCCCGGGACGAGACGGGCGGCAAACACCGCGCGCCCAAGCAGCGCAAGACCCTGGAGGATCTGGGCGTCAAGGACGGCCTGATCTTCGGCCTCTGCCAGGCCTGCGCGCTGATCCCCGGCGTCTCGCGTTCCGGCGCCACCATCAGCGGCGGCCTGTTCATGGGCTACAAGCGCGAGGCCGCGGCGCGCTACTCGTTCCTGCTGGCCATCCCGGCCGTGCTGGCCTCCGGGGTCTTCGAGACGAAGGACGCGCTGGAGGGCGGCCATGTGGCGTGGGGGCCGACGCTGTTCGCTACCGTGATCGCCTTCGCGACGGGCTACGCGGTCATCGCCTGGTTCATGAAGTTCATCTCGACCAAGAGCTTCATGCCGTTCGTGTACTACCGCGTGATCCTCGGTGTGGTGGTGATTGTGCTGGTCAGCATGGGTGCGCTGAGCCCGCACGCGGGCGAATCCGGCGGCTGA
- a CDS encoding helix-turn-helix domain-containing protein: MPNEEEALQNRVRSLMDGAGMNQSQLAEAIGISKPKMSLSLGGDRHFSTYELAAIAEQFHTTVDYLLSGKQPPTPALAARDDSHESPAWEVAVKRAETLDETEAALNDLGIAQVISPLTNWERPTLSGLAIADGPALAEAARALLADDFRADMPGAIEAAFGIHVTAKTFGPGFDGLSWRSGDCRIIVINTDAAWSRQRFTLAHELEHHLAGDVDTEGLLVDRDVMSTRHRIPEMRANAFAAALLMPEQEIRERAKDAVTPTLFASLVGEFLVSSDALAWRLKNLGLVDDAERGRLARMSAAEAAREGGWEDRYFELVKHQSRQRLPEALVERSLRAFVAGDISAQWPARVLGCDADLLHEALDGAASEVAEDKEPVFTP, encoded by the coding sequence ATGCCGAACGAGGAAGAAGCCCTACAGAACCGCGTCCGGTCACTCATGGATGGCGCGGGAATGAACCAGTCCCAGCTGGCCGAAGCCATCGGCATCTCGAAGCCGAAGATGTCCCTGTCTCTCGGCGGGGATCGTCACTTCTCTACCTATGAGCTGGCAGCTATCGCGGAGCAGTTCCATACCACCGTGGACTATCTCCTCAGCGGGAAACAGCCGCCGACACCTGCGCTGGCCGCCCGCGACGACTCGCACGAGTCACCGGCGTGGGAGGTAGCAGTCAAGCGCGCCGAGACCCTCGACGAGACCGAGGCCGCGCTGAACGATCTCGGCATCGCTCAAGTCATCTCACCGCTCACCAACTGGGAGCGCCCCACGCTCAGCGGGCTAGCGATCGCCGACGGTCCGGCGCTGGCTGAGGCTGCACGTGCCCTTCTCGCCGATGACTTCCGTGCCGACATGCCCGGCGCGATTGAAGCCGCCTTTGGTATCCACGTCACTGCTAAGACGTTCGGCCCCGGCTTCGACGGCCTCTCTTGGCGGAGCGGGGACTGCCGCATCATCGTGATCAACACTGATGCCGCCTGGAGCCGCCAACGCTTCACTCTGGCTCACGAACTGGAACATCATCTGGCGGGCGACGTTGACACGGAGGGTCTCCTCGTCGACAGGGACGTGATGTCGACGCGCCACCGCATCCCGGAAATGCGCGCCAATGCATTCGCTGCCGCGTTGCTGATGCCGGAGCAGGAGATCCGGGAGCGGGCCAAAGATGCAGTGACGCCGACGCTGTTCGCGTCCCTAGTCGGCGAGTTCCTCGTCTCCTCGGACGCACTGGCTTGGCGACTTAAGAACCTAGGCCTCGTCGATGACGCTGAGCGGGGCAGGCTCGCCCGCATGTCCGCAGCCGAGGCTGCGCGAGAGGGCGGCTGGGAAGACCGCTACTTCGAGCTGGTCAAACACCAGAGCAGGCAGCGGCTGCCAGAGGCACTCGTGGAGCGTTCTCTGCGGGCATTCGTGGCTGGCGACATCAGCGCGCAGTGGCCAGCGCGCGTCCTTGGCTGCGATGCGGACTTGCTCCATGAGGCGTTGGACGGAGCGGCGAGCGAGGTGGCCGAGGACAAGGAACCGGTGTTCACTCCGTGA